A window of the Anoplopoma fimbria isolate UVic2021 breed Golden Eagle Sablefish chromosome 17, Afim_UVic_2022, whole genome shotgun sequence genome harbors these coding sequences:
- the LOC129105488 gene encoding retinoic acid receptor gamma-A-like isoform X2, with the protein MFDCMEALGLAPRPLFDVSGQGSCMLSKATSYFSGLDPFAWAGTGSIQSVETQSTSSEEMLPSSPSPPPPPRIYKPCFVCQDKSSGYHYGVSSCEGCKGFFRRSIQKNMVYTCHRDKNCQINKVTRNRCQYCRLQKCFEVGMSKEAVRNDRNKKKKDVKEEVVLPDNYELSGELEELVKKVSKAHQETFPSLCQLGKYTTNSSADHRVQLDLGLWDKFSELSTKCIIKIVEFAKRVPGFTTLTIADQITLLKSACLDILMLRICTRYTPEQDTMTFSDGLTLNRTQMHNAGFGPLTDLVFAFAGQLLPLEMDDTETGLLSAICLICGDRMDLEEPQKVDKLQEPLLEALKIYTRRRRPNKPHMFPRMLMKVTDLRGISTKGAERAITLKTEIPGPMPPLIREMLENPEAFEDSSDSGDSAAAAPPAIQAIKQEEKATDESAVEEEEEEDDDDYWDEEKERGADSDGELLGEAAAGVQKKGVTGKTQ; encoded by the exons cgGTGGAGACCCAGAGCACCAGCTCAGAGGAGATGCTCCCcagctctccttctcctcctcctcctccccggaTCTACAAGCCTTGCTTTGTTTGCCAGGACAAATCATCTGGTTATCACTATGGAGTGAGCTCCTGTGAGGGCTGCAAG GGTTTCTTTCGGCGCAGTATCCAAAAGAACATGGTGTATACCTGCCACAGAGACAAGAACTGCCAGATCAACAAAGTGACCCGCAACCGCTGCCAGTACTGTCGGCTGCAGAAGTGCTTTGAGGTTGGCATGTCCAAAGAAG CGGTGCGTAACGACaggaacaaaaagaagaaggatgtaaaggaggaggtggtgctgcCAGATAACTATGAGTTGAGTGGAGAACTGGAGGAGCTGGTTAAAAAAGTCAGCAAAGCTCACCAAGAGACCTTTCCATCTCTGTGCCAGCTAGGAAAATACACCACa aatTCAAGTGCTGACCACAGAGTTCAGCTGGACTTGGGCCTGTGGGATAAATTCAGTGAGCTGTCCACTAAGTGCATTATAAAGATTGTGGAGTTTGCAAAGCGGGTACCAGGCTTCACTACGCTCACCATCGCTGACCAGATCACCCTCCTCAAATCTGCATGTCTGGACATCCTG ATGCTGAGGATATGCACTCGCTACACCCCAGAACAGGACACAATGACCTTCTCAGATGGCCTGACACTGAACAGGACCCAGATGCATAACGCTGGCTTTGGCCCACTCACAGACCTGGTGTTTGCCTTTGCTGGCCAGCTGCTGCCTTTGGAGATGGATGACACAGAAACAGGCCTACTCAGCGCCATCTGCCTCATCTGTGGAG ACCGTATGGATCTGGAGGAGCCACAGAAGGTAGACAAGCTGCAGGAGCCACTGCTAGAGGCTCTGAAGATCTACACCCGCCGCAGACGCCCAAACAAGCCTCACATGTTTCCCCGAATGCTGATGAAAGTCACAGACCTCCGAGGAATCAGCACCAAAG GTGCAGAAAGAGCCATCACACTAAAGACGGAGATCCCAGGCCCCATGCCTCCACTGATCAGAGAGATGCTGGAGAATCCAGAAGCCTTTGAGGACAGCAGTGACTCAGGAGACAGCGCCGCAGCTGCTCCCCCTGCCATCCAAGCCATCAAACAAGAGGAGAAGGCCACAGATGAGTCAGCcgttgaggaggaagaggaggaggacgacgacgaCTACTGGGATGAGGAGAAAGAGCGAGGGGCAGACAGTGATGGGGAGCTGTTGGGGGAGGCGGCAGCGGGCGTGCAAAAGAAAGGTGTAACTGGGAAAACGCAGTGA
- the LOC129105489 gene encoding calcium-binding and coiled-coil domain-containing protein 1-like, which yields MDKQSTVVFRNVGQLYFPQSRVDCHYSLTSDHQWSSGDWIGIFEMSCSSLKQYYTYTWAVVPEGYTQGTSVNCCALFQASYLPRPSALEYQFIYVDSIGEVCARSRSFTFRTPRPLEELETLREEQDEEDGEEELVLVIPRAQLLQSQLEECLKKQANIQQALDEAKEETQHEKRNSHQARVEWECEREAMKEELSELRDNLRLNCEMLKKMEGKHKNVKYSQDNLTYELSKLMDEKAESQQRIKDLEEDIKVLNDMKKEENGDLQSLKERVKKMSSQMRHDEEKKKRLQVENQAALAEVRGLQERLDASEHAAEGLRRELRELGTRQGHTNTELHQARLQVAQLTLLLSEENLVLREERANWALEREAYKLAAETDTKKLQELSYEVQRKEEWLQEERMEREKLEVKLGQERDCNQVLLGDTKQELQELKASVRKAQKEREEQEADKQDVTRQRCEPKAGEEKLLMLPELMEPVLSELADSPMW from the exons ATGGATAAACAGTCCACAGTGGTGTTTCGAAATGTGGGGCAACTGTACTTCCCCCAGAGCAGAGTGGATTGCCACTACAGTCTTACCTCTGACCACCAGTGGAGCAGTGGTGACTGGATAGGGATTTTTGAG ATGAGCTGTTCCTCACTGAAACAGTACTACACATATACATGGGCTGTTGTTCCTGAAGGCTACACTCAGGGTACCAGTGTCAACTGCTGTGCACTTTTCCAGG CATCCTACCTGCCCCGTCCCAGTGCTCTGGAGTATCAGTTTATCTATGTGGATTCGATTGGAGAGGTGTGTGCCCGTAGTCGCTCCTTCACTTTCCGTACTCCCAGGccgctggaggagctggagactCTGAGAGAGGAAcaagatgaagaggatggagaggaggagctggTCCTCGTCATCCCCAGGGCTCAGCTGTTGCAG AGTCAGCTGGAGgagtgcttaaaaaaacaagccaatATACAGCAGGCTCTGGATGAGGCAAAAGAGGAGACACAGCACGAGAAAAGGAACAGTCACCAAGCAAGGGTGGAGTGGGAGTGTGAAAGAGAAGCAATGAAGGAGGAGCTCTCAGAGCTTAGAGACAACTTGAGACTTAACTGTGAGATGTtgaagaagatggagggaaaACACAAG AATGTGAAATATAGTCAGGACAATCTGACATATGAACTGAGTAAACTCATGGATGAAAAAGCTGAGAGCCAGCAGCGAATTAAAGATCTGGAGGAGGACATCAAGGTCCTGAACGAcatgaagaaagaggaaaacGGCGACCTGCAAAG TCTGAAGGAGAGAGTGAAGAAAATGTCCAGTCAAATGAGACAtgatgaggaaaagaaaaagcgCCTGCAG GTGGAGAACCAGGCTGCCCTGGCGGAGGTACGAGGGCTGCAGGAGCGTCTGGATGCTAGTGAGCATGCAGCCGAGGGCCTGCGTAGGGAGCTGAGAGAGCTGGGCACCCGTCAGGGCCATACCAACACTGAGTTGCATCAAGCCCGGCTGCAAGTTGCGCAGCTaaccctgctgctgtctgaggAGAACCTGGTCCTCAGGGAGGAGCGTGCCAACTGGGCTCTAGAGAGAGAGGCTTACAAACTTGCAGCAGAA acAGATACGAAGAAATTACAAGAACTGAGCTATGAGGtgcagaggaaggaggagtggctccaggaggagaggatggagagggagaaacTAGAAGTAAAGCTTGGACAAGAGAGAGATTGCAATCAA GTGCTGCTGGGTGACACTAAGCAAGAGCTACAGGAGCTGAAGGCCAGTGTGAGGAAAgcccagaaagagagagaggagcaggaggccgACAAACAG GATGTGACGAGACAGCGCTGTGAGCCCAAAGCTGGTGAAGAGAAGCTGCTGATGCTACCAGAACTCATGGAACCCGTCCTGAG tgaGCTGGCCGACTCCCCcatgtggtaa
- the smug1 gene encoding single-strand-selective monofunctional uracil-DNA glycosylase 1, with the protein RQEEQEVSSSPSSRFLQVELELNAHLRRLTFSGPVRYTYSPLEYAWDTHRCYVDRYCQAGQRVLFLGMNPGPFGMAQTGVPFGEVRAVVDWLKITGEVGHPDDEHPKRRITGLACTQKEVSGARFWGFFRNLCGEPALFFKHCFVHNLCPLIFISASGKNLTPPELPAGEREALLALCDIALCQAVEALGVSMVIGVGRVAEQRARRALSAAGIKVQVEGLMHPSPRNPQANKGWEEVAKKKLEELGVLSLLSNM; encoded by the exons aggcaggaggagcaggaggtcaGCAGCTCTCCGTCCTCCAGGTTCCTGCaggtggagctggagctgaACGCTCACCTCCGCCGGCTGACCTTCAGCGGGCCGGTCCGCTACACCTACAGCCCGCTGGAGTACGCCTGGGACACGCACCGCTGCTACGTGGACAGGTACTGCCAGGCCGGACAGAGGGTGCTGTTCTTAGGCATGAACCCAGGGCCGTTCGGCATGGCACAGACCGGG GTCCCCTTTGGAGAAGTGAGGGCGGTTGTTGATTGGCTGAAGATCACAGGGGAGGTCGGCCACCCTGATGACGAGCATCCAAAGCGGCGGATCACAGGACTTGCCTGCACTCAGAAAGAAGTGAGTGGAGCACGTTTCTGGGGCTTCTTCAGGAACTTGTGCGGTGAACCAGCGCTGTTCTTCAAGCACTGCTTTGTTCACAATCTATGCCCGCTCATTTTCATCAGTGCCAGCGGGAAGAACTTAACCCCCCCCGAGCTGCCTGCAGGTGAGCGAGAGGCCCTCCTGGCCCTGTGTGACATCGCACTGTGCCAGGCAGTGGAAGCACTGGGCGTCTCCATGGTGATCGGGGTCGGGAGGGTAGCAGAGCAGCGGGCGCGGCGAGCTCTGTCTGCTGCAGGTATCAAGGTGCAGGTTGAGGGCCTCATGCATCCGTCACCCAGGAACCCACAAGCCAATAAGGGCTGGGAAGAAGTTGCCAAAAAAAAGCTGGAAGAACTTGGTGTCTTGTCGTTGCTGAGCAACATGTGA